Proteins from a genomic interval of Cyprinus carpio isolate SPL01 chromosome A21, ASM1834038v1, whole genome shotgun sequence:
- the LOC122149273 gene encoding protein S100-A1-like isoform X1 yields MQVCGRVTMVQHLSYHTSSQQQRRVFPAQVTSKQLHPLLKTVCSRTQNFPSRLSTRCSAAVMPSKLEGAMDALITVFHNYSGSEGDKYKLSKGELKELLDSELTDFLTSQKDPMLVEKIMNDLDSNKDNEVDFNEFVVLVAALTVACNDFFQEQQKKKSKDEKKGK; encoded by the exons ATGCAGGTGTGTGGAAGGGTTACTATGGTGCAACACCTGAGCTATCATACATCGTCACAACAACAGAGGAGGGTCTTTCCTGCACAGGTTACCTCAAAACAACTTCATCCACTCTTGAAAACAGTTTGTTCACGAACACAGAACTTCCCTTCTCGGCTCTCAACAAG GTGCTCTGCAGCAGTAATGCCCAGTAAACTGGAGGGAGCCATGGATGCACTCATCACGGTCTTTCACAACTACTCAGGGAGCGAGGGAGACAAATACAAACTCAGTAAAGGAGAGCTGAAGGAACTTCTTGACAGTGAACTCACAGACTTCCTCACG tCTCAAAAAGACCCCATGCTGGTGGAAAAGATCATGAACGATCTGGACTCCAACAAAGATAACGAGGTCGACTTTAACGAGTTTGTGGTGCTGGTGGCGGCGCTGACAGTTGCGTGCAATGACTTCTTCCAGgaacaacagaagaagaaaagcaaAGATGAAAAGAAAGGCAAATGA
- the LOC122149273 gene encoding protein S100-A1-like isoform X2: MVQHLSYHTSSQQQRRVFPAQVTSKQLHPLLKTVCSRTQNFPSRLSTRCSAAVMPSKLEGAMDALITVFHNYSGSEGDKYKLSKGELKELLDSELTDFLTSQKDPMLVEKIMNDLDSNKDNEVDFNEFVVLVAALTVACNDFFQEQQKKKSKDEKKGK; the protein is encoded by the exons ATGGTGCAACACCTGAGCTATCATACATCGTCACAACAACAGAGGAGGGTCTTTCCTGCACAGGTTACCTCAAAACAACTTCATCCACTCTTGAAAACAGTTTGTTCACGAACACAGAACTTCCCTTCTCGGCTCTCAACAAG GTGCTCTGCAGCAGTAATGCCCAGTAAACTGGAGGGAGCCATGGATGCACTCATCACGGTCTTTCACAACTACTCAGGGAGCGAGGGAGACAAATACAAACTCAGTAAAGGAGAGCTGAAGGAACTTCTTGACAGTGAACTCACAGACTTCCTCACG tCTCAAAAAGACCCCATGCTGGTGGAAAAGATCATGAACGATCTGGACTCCAACAAAGATAACGAGGTCGACTTTAACGAGTTTGTGGTGCTGGTGGCGGCGCTGACAGTTGCGTGCAATGACTTCTTCCAGgaacaacagaagaagaaaagcaaAGATGAAAAGAAAGGCAAATGA